Proteins from one Panicum virgatum strain AP13 chromosome 7K, P.virgatum_v5, whole genome shotgun sequence genomic window:
- the LOC120642023 gene encoding AP2-like ethylene-responsive transcription factor AIL5: MDTSPHYPWLNFSLAHHCDLEEEERGAAAELAAIAGAAPPPKLEDFLGGGINGGGAGPVSVAETAAAEMYDSDLKFIAAAGFLQSGAVGAAAPSPVSSSSLDQADPKLALPAAAVQAPEQRKAVDSFGQRTSIYRGVTRHRWTGRYEAHLWDNSCRREGQSRKGRQVYLGGYDKEEKAARAYDLAALKYWGPSTTTNFPVAEYEKELEEMKNMTRQEFVASLRRKSSGFSRGASIYRGVTRHHQHGRWQARIGRVAGNKDLYLGTFSTEEEAAEAYDIAAIKFRGLNAVTNFEISRYNVESIISSNLPIGSMSASGGRSAKALESTPSNSSDAMPVEASTAPLFAALPVKYDQQDYLSMLALQHHQQGNLQGLGFGLYSSAVNLDFANSHGTTSSMANCYTNGTTSHEQHQHHQQRQDQQQNQTHQSSSSCSSLPFATPIAFSGSYESSMTPGPFGYSYPNVAAFQTPIYGME; the protein is encoded by the exons ATGGACACCTCGCCCCACTATCCATGGCTCAACTTCTCCCTCGCTCACCACT GTGatctcgaggaggaggagcggggcgccgcggccgagctcgccgccatcgccggcgccgcgccgccgcccaagctgGAGGACTTCCTCGGCGGAGGCATcaacggaggcggcgccggcccgGTGTCGGTTGCCGAGACGGCGGCCGCGGAGATGTACGACTCGGACCTCAAGTTCATAGCCGCCGCCGGCTTCCTGCAGAGCGGCGCggttggggcggcggcgccgtcgccggtgtCTTCCTCTTCCCTCGACCAGGCCGACCCCAAGCTGGCCTTGCCCGCCGCGGCGGTTCAGGCGCCGGAGCAGAGGAAGGCCGTGGACTCCTTTGGCCAGCGGACGTCCATCTACCGCGGCGTCACACG GCACCGGTGGACGGGCAGGTACGAGGCACATCTGTGGGACAACAGCTGCCGCCGTGAAGGGCAGAGCCGCAAGGGCCGCCAAG TGTATTTGG GTGGCTATGATAAGGAGGAGAAGGCAGCGAGGGCGTATGATCTTGCCGCACTGAAATACTGGGGTCCTAGCACCACCACAAACTTTCCG GTAGCCGAGTATGAGAAGGAGCTTGAGGAGATGAAGAACATGACTCGGCAAGAGTTTGTAGCTTCATTAAGGAG GAAGAGCAGTGGATTCTCTAGGGGTGCTTCTATTTACAGGGGTGTCACCAG GCATCACCAGCATGGGCGATGGCAAGCAAGGATAGGAAGGGTGGCCGGAAACAAGGACCTCTACCTTGGAACATTCA GTACCGAGGAGGAAGCTGCAGAGGCCTATGACATTGCAGCCATCAAGTTCCGCGGCCTGAATGCCGTTACCAACTTTGAGATCAGTCGGTACAACGTGGAGAGCATAATCAGCAGCAATCTTCCGATCGGAAGCATGTCAGCCAGCGGTGGCCGGAGCGCCAAGGCCCTGGAGTCCACTCCATCCAACTCCTCCGATGCCATGCCCGTGGAAGCCAGCACCGCTCCGCTGTTCGCTGCACTTCCGGTGAAGTATGACCAGCAGGACTACCTGTCGATGCTCGCCTTGCAGCACCACCAGCAAGGAAACCTGCAGGGGCTAGGGTTCGGCCTCTACAGCTCTGCTGTGAATCTGGATTTCGCAAACTCTCATGGCACTACTTCATCGATGGCCAACTGCTACACAAATGGCACCACCTCGCACGAGCAGCACCAGCACCATCAGCAGCGGCAAGATCAGCAGCAGAATCAGACGCATCAAAGCTCCAGCAGCTGCTCCTCCCTACCATTCGCCACGCCGATTGCTTTCAGTGGGTCCTATGAAAGCTCCATGACGCCAGGTCCCTTTGGATACTCCTACCCAAATGTGGCAGCCTTTCAGACGCCGATCTACGGAATGGAATGA